A genome region from Streptomyces sp. S4.7 includes the following:
- a CDS encoding glycogen debranching N-terminal domain-containing protein, translated as MSPTPQLLVHSGTFAALDDSGDITGTHGGSPDGLFVRDARHLSRWRLTVDGARPTALVPGDPNGGTTAVLTAGSTRDEPSHWTLLRRQALFQGRLVERVRIISNIAEHTTLAVTVEADADFADQFELRGDRRTYDKPGARRDIQTVPGGIEFTYRRGDWRSATTVTATPAPATVTDHGTGRDLTWQLPLPAHGSAELTLTVTARAHGAAEPPPAPSSPEEAEERVRRESARLLAAPTDSAPALPTDDTTPLGRALARGLADLALLHIPATGPDGEDLRIPGAGVPWFLTLFGRDSLLTSFFTLPHLPRVAESTLLALAATQATTHDPASVAQPGKIVHEIRHGELSRFRQVPYGRYHGSVDSTPLFVALLAAHARQTGDPTLARRLRTHARAAIRWMFEHGGLDRHGYLVYASDPGGLLNQNWKDSAGAVCFADGTQATGTIAVAEAQGYAYDALRGAAMLARTAWDAPRWADQLDAAAEQLRVRFHDDFWMPHRGFPALALDGAGRQVDALASDAGHLLWSGILDDERGRTVGRRLLEPDFFSGWGIRTLAAGQTPYHPLSYHRGSIWPHDNAVITLGLARHGLHEEAARVSDALLDAAAAHGHRLPEVIAGHPRQDGHGLIPYPHSCSPQAWAATTPLALLTALRAAAT; from the coding sequence ATGAGCCCCACACCCCAACTCCTCGTCCACTCCGGCACGTTCGCCGCACTCGACGACAGCGGCGACATCACCGGCACCCACGGCGGATCACCCGACGGACTCTTCGTCCGCGACGCGCGCCATCTCAGCCGCTGGCGGCTCACCGTCGACGGAGCCCGGCCCACCGCCCTCGTCCCCGGCGACCCCAACGGCGGCACCACGGCGGTGCTCACCGCGGGCAGCACCCGCGACGAACCCTCCCACTGGACACTGCTGCGCCGACAGGCCCTCTTCCAGGGCCGGTTGGTGGAGCGCGTACGGATCATCAGCAACATCGCCGAGCACACCACGCTCGCCGTCACCGTCGAGGCCGACGCCGACTTCGCCGACCAGTTCGAACTGCGCGGCGACCGGCGCACGTACGACAAGCCCGGCGCCCGCCGGGACATCCAAACCGTCCCAGGCGGCATCGAGTTCACCTACCGGCGCGGCGACTGGCGGTCCGCCACCACGGTCACCGCGACCCCCGCGCCGGCCACCGTCACGGACCACGGCACCGGCCGCGACCTCACCTGGCAGCTGCCACTGCCCGCCCACGGCAGCGCCGAACTCACCCTGACCGTCACGGCGCGCGCCCACGGCGCCGCCGAACCACCGCCCGCCCCGTCCAGCCCCGAGGAGGCCGAGGAGCGGGTACGGCGGGAGAGCGCACGGCTCCTCGCCGCGCCGACCGACAGCGCGCCGGCGCTCCCCACCGACGACACCACCCCCCTCGGCCGGGCCCTCGCCCGAGGTCTCGCCGACCTCGCCCTGCTGCACATCCCGGCCACCGGACCGGACGGCGAGGACCTGCGGATCCCCGGCGCCGGGGTCCCCTGGTTCCTCACCCTGTTCGGGCGCGACTCACTGCTCACCTCGTTCTTCACGCTGCCCCATCTGCCGCGCGTCGCCGAGTCGACGCTCCTGGCGCTCGCCGCAACCCAGGCCACCACCCACGACCCGGCGTCCGTGGCCCAGCCCGGAAAGATCGTGCACGAGATCCGGCACGGCGAGCTCTCCCGCTTCCGGCAGGTCCCGTACGGCCGTTACCACGGCTCCGTCGACAGCACCCCGCTCTTCGTCGCGCTCCTCGCCGCTCACGCCCGGCAGACCGGGGACCCCACCCTCGCCCGCCGCCTGCGGACCCACGCCCGCGCCGCCATCCGCTGGATGTTCGAACACGGCGGACTCGACCGGCACGGCTACCTCGTCTACGCCTCTGACCCCGGCGGCCTGCTCAACCAGAACTGGAAGGACTCCGCCGGAGCGGTCTGCTTCGCCGACGGCACGCAGGCGACGGGCACCATCGCCGTGGCGGAAGCCCAGGGCTACGCGTACGACGCCCTGCGCGGCGCGGCGATGCTCGCCCGCACGGCATGGGACGCCCCCCGCTGGGCGGACCAACTTGACGCAGCGGCGGAGCAGTTGCGGGTCCGCTTCCATGACGACTTCTGGATGCCCCACCGCGGCTTTCCCGCACTCGCCCTCGACGGGGCCGGGCGCCAGGTCGACGCGCTGGCCTCGGACGCCGGGCATCTGCTGTGGTCGGGCATCCTCGACGACGAGCGCGGCCGAACCGTCGGCCGTCGACTGCTGGAGCCCGACTTCTTCTCGGGCTGGGGCATCCGCACCCTCGCGGCGGGCCAGACGCCGTATCACCCGCTCTCCTACCACCGGGGCTCCATCTGGCCGCACGACAACGCCGTCATCACCCTCGGACTCGCCCGCCACGGACTGCACGAGGAAGCCGCGCGGGTCAGTGACGCTCTCCTCGACGCGGCGGCGGCGCACGGCCACCGGCTGCCCGAAGTCATCGCGGGCCACCCGAGACAGGACGGCCACGGACTCATCCCGTATCCGCACTCCTGCTCACCGCAGGCATGGGCGGCGACGACTCCACTGGCCCTGCTCACGGCCCTCCGGGCCGCCGCCACTTGA
- a CDS encoding zinc-binding alcohol dehydrogenase, translated as MERVVQFTAPRHVEVAAHASAPLPPGHLRVRTRYSGISAGTELTAYRGTNPYLTRTWDPEARIFRDGAAGIEYPVAGWGYSEVGEVTEVSPELEAERERGSGGHAAGLPRVGDLVWGIWGHRSEGIVPVERMTGHILPEGLEPIAGAFARVGAIAYNAVLAADIHVGEDVAVFGQGVIGLLTTRLARLNGADVTAVDALDGRLATARAYGANRTLNALDDAVAESIREATDGRGADAAIEISGAYRALHEALRSVTVSGRVVASGFYQGDGDGLRLGDEFHHNRVQLISSQIGGVPPQLSGRWTVERLQRTFLALVADGRVDVASLVSHVVPAAEAADAYALLDESPVDALQIVLEF; from the coding sequence GTGGAACGCGTCGTCCAGTTCACCGCCCCACGGCACGTCGAAGTGGCCGCGCACGCCAGTGCCCCGCTGCCGCCGGGCCATCTGCGGGTCCGTACCCGCTACTCGGGCATCTCGGCGGGCACCGAACTCACCGCCTACCGGGGCACCAACCCGTATCTGACCCGCACCTGGGACCCCGAGGCGCGGATCTTCCGCGACGGCGCCGCCGGCATCGAATACCCCGTCGCGGGCTGGGGCTACTCCGAGGTCGGCGAGGTCACCGAGGTCTCACCCGAACTCGAAGCCGAACGTGAGCGGGGGAGCGGCGGGCACGCGGCCGGACTGCCCCGCGTCGGCGACCTCGTCTGGGGCATCTGGGGCCATCGCAGCGAAGGCATCGTCCCCGTCGAGCGGATGACCGGCCACATCCTTCCCGAAGGGCTCGAACCGATCGCCGGAGCCTTCGCCCGGGTCGGCGCCATCGCCTACAACGCCGTTCTCGCCGCCGACATCCACGTCGGTGAGGACGTCGCCGTCTTCGGCCAGGGCGTCATCGGCCTCCTCACCACACGCCTCGCCCGGCTCAACGGCGCCGACGTCACCGCCGTCGACGCGCTCGACGGCCGCCTGGCCACCGCACGCGCCTACGGTGCGAACCGCACCCTCAACGCCCTCGACGACGCGGTCGCCGAGTCCATACGCGAGGCCACCGACGGCCGGGGCGCCGATGCCGCCATCGAGATCAGTGGCGCCTACCGCGCCCTCCACGAGGCCCTGCGGTCCGTCACCGTCTCCGGCCGCGTCGTCGCCTCCGGCTTCTACCAGGGCGACGGCGACGGACTGCGGCTCGGCGACGAGTTCCACCACAACCGCGTCCAGCTGATCAGTTCTCAGATCGGCGGTGTGCCACCGCAGTTGTCGGGCCGCTGGACGGTGGAACGACTCCAGCGGACCTTCCTCGCGCTCGTCGCCGACGGCCGGGTCGACGTGGCGTCACTCGTCAGCCATGTCGTCCCCGCGGCCGAGGCGGCCGACGCCTACGCCCTCCTCGACGAAAGCCCCGTCGACGCCCTCCAGATCGTCCTGGAATTCTGA
- a CDS encoding sugar phosphate isomerase/epimerase family protein translates to MLKTACQEQLLPGETLQQKWDFARDAGFDGIELRAKGDLHFERRLPELRAARRDGVVMPTVCVDMLHFFGAFDADRRRDAIVQLKSQLSVIAELGGLGAQTPASYGMFSRRLPPFEPPRGAEEERAVLLDGLTELGEHARREGVYLFLEPLNRYEDHMVNRLDQAAELIRTVGLDSVRIGIDSYHMNIEEADPAGAIVAAAPYIGHAQVSDSNRFQPGAGHLDWPAWLAALHSIGYEGYLAVECRLTGDPVDAVRSIPTLLRRSGA, encoded by the coding sequence ATGCTCAAGACCGCTTGCCAGGAGCAGTTGCTGCCGGGGGAGACCCTGCAACAGAAGTGGGACTTCGCGCGGGACGCCGGATTCGACGGGATCGAACTGCGCGCCAAGGGCGACCTCCACTTCGAGCGACGCCTCCCCGAACTCCGCGCCGCCCGGCGGGACGGCGTCGTCATGCCGACCGTCTGCGTCGACATGCTCCACTTCTTCGGAGCCTTCGACGCCGACCGGCGCCGCGACGCGATCGTGCAGCTCAAGTCCCAGCTCTCCGTGATCGCCGAACTCGGCGGACTCGGTGCCCAGACCCCGGCGTCGTACGGCATGTTCTCCCGCCGCCTCCCGCCGTTCGAACCGCCGCGCGGCGCCGAGGAGGAGCGCGCCGTACTGCTCGACGGACTCACCGAACTCGGCGAACACGCGCGCCGGGAAGGCGTGTACCTCTTCCTGGAGCCGCTCAACCGCTACGAGGACCACATGGTCAACCGGCTCGACCAGGCAGCCGAGTTGATCCGCACGGTCGGACTCGACTCCGTCCGAATCGGCATCGACAGCTACCACATGAACATCGAGGAGGCCGACCCGGCGGGCGCGATAGTCGCCGCCGCGCCCTACATCGGGCACGCGCAGGTCAGCGACTCCAACCGGTTCCAGCCCGGCGCCGGCCATCTGGACTGGCCCGCCTGGCTCGCCGCCCTGCACTCCATCGGGTACGAGGGCTACCTCGCCGTCGAATGCCGGCTGACCGGCGACCCCGTCGATGCCGTACGCTCCATCCCCACCCTGCTGCGAAGGTCGGGGGCATGA
- a CDS encoding extracellular solute-binding protein, giving the protein MRRRIRRSRTTAAGLAAVLGAGVLAGCSADTGPARADNRITVWSQENLPPRMAATNKIIDRFEKDTGVQVDLVGVSEGQLPQLIMSAAAAGELPDVIGAVPMGQVWQMYSNGLLNTEVSSEIVNSLGEDTFADNALRLTSDGGEQLAVPSDAWLQLLLYRQDRLTEAGLAVPDTYHKLLKAADTLDQEGRDGISVATDPGDVFTQQSFENIALANDCRLVDDAGVVALDSPACEGAFDTYDKLGRQYGPAGTQSVDSTRATYFSGGSSMIVWSSFILDELAGLRKDALPSCPECRQDGTFLSDNSGIVTALAGPDGSPAQFGEVTSWAVTRTAETAASTEFIEYMMDKGYEDWFGTAPEGKIPVRRGTAEEPAKYQDAWRASTAGVDTRKPMNEVYSDDLLGQLADGVDNMKRWGITEGQGALVGATNGELPVPKAIGAMTGGQISSRQAAREANEEVSALQKSLQ; this is encoded by the coding sequence ATGCGCAGAAGGATCCGGCGGTCGAGGACGACCGCGGCCGGCCTGGCGGCGGTGCTGGGTGCCGGTGTACTGGCGGGCTGCTCCGCCGACACCGGCCCGGCCCGTGCGGACAACAGGATCACGGTGTGGTCGCAGGAGAACCTTCCGCCGCGCATGGCGGCCACCAACAAGATCATCGACCGGTTCGAGAAGGACACGGGAGTCCAGGTGGACCTCGTCGGCGTCTCCGAGGGCCAGTTGCCACAGCTGATCATGTCGGCGGCGGCAGCGGGCGAACTGCCGGACGTCATCGGAGCCGTACCGATGGGCCAGGTCTGGCAGATGTACAGCAACGGCCTGCTCAACACCGAGGTCAGCAGCGAGATCGTGAACAGCCTCGGTGAGGACACCTTCGCCGACAACGCCCTGCGCCTGACCTCCGACGGGGGCGAACAGCTCGCCGTCCCCTCCGACGCCTGGCTCCAGCTGCTCCTCTACCGCCAGGACCGGCTCACGGAGGCGGGGCTGGCGGTGCCCGACACGTACCACAAGCTGCTCAAGGCCGCCGACACCCTCGACCAGGAGGGCCGCGACGGCATCTCCGTGGCCACCGACCCCGGCGACGTCTTCACCCAGCAGAGCTTCGAGAACATCGCGCTCGCCAACGACTGCCGCCTCGTCGACGACGCCGGTGTCGTGGCGCTCGACTCCCCCGCCTGCGAGGGGGCGTTCGACACCTACGACAAGCTCGGCCGGCAGTACGGTCCGGCCGGCACCCAGTCCGTCGACTCGACGCGCGCCACCTACTTCTCCGGCGGCTCGTCCATGATCGTCTGGTCGTCGTTCATCCTGGACGAGCTGGCGGGCCTGCGCAAGGACGCGCTGCCGAGCTGCCCCGAGTGCAGGCAGGACGGCACGTTCCTCTCCGACAACAGCGGGATCGTGACCGCGCTCGCGGGCCCCGACGGATCGCCCGCGCAGTTCGGCGAAGTGACGTCGTGGGCGGTGACCAGGACCGCGGAGACAGCCGCCTCGACCGAGTTCATCGAGTACATGATGGACAAGGGTTACGAGGACTGGTTCGGCACGGCGCCCGAGGGCAAGATCCCCGTCCGCCGGGGGACGGCCGAGGAGCCGGCGAAGTACCAGGACGCCTGGCGTGCCAGCACCGCCGGCGTCGACACCCGCAAGCCCATGAACGAGGTCTACTCCGACGACCTGCTCGGCCAACTGGCCGACGGCGTCGACAACATGAAGCGCTGGGGCATCACCGAGGGCCAGGGCGCCCTCGTCGGCGCCACCAACGGAGAACTCCCGGTCCCCAAGGCGATCGGCGCGATGACCGGCGGCCAGATCTCCTCCCGCCAGGCCGCCCGCGAGGCGAACGAGGAAGTCTCCGCCCTCCAGAAGTCACTCCAGTAG